A genomic window from Luteolibacter sp. LG18 includes:
- a CDS encoding response regulator transcription factor: MNPITVLLVEDHLIVREGLRALLKMEADILVIGEAENGREAVDMVRKQTPDVVVMDMAMPLLNGMEATRQILRFIPSTKVLILSAHSDDAYVEKAAELGAHGYLTKQTAAHVLPEAIRNLHRGKTFFSPAISKRFSQPLKRLRDQGESPAKPEIVRLSPREMEVLQLIAEGKANKETAGELHISVKTVEKHRQSLMDKLGIHDTAGLTRYAIATGIIENGIRPF, encoded by the coding sequence ATGAACCCGATCACGGTACTGCTGGTTGAGGATCACCTGATTGTCCGGGAAGGCCTGCGGGCGTTGCTCAAGATGGAAGCCGACATACTTGTGATCGGCGAGGCGGAAAACGGTAGGGAAGCCGTGGACATGGTGCGGAAACAGACACCCGACGTCGTGGTGATGGACATGGCCATGCCGCTGCTCAATGGCATGGAAGCTACCCGCCAGATACTCCGCTTCATCCCATCCACCAAGGTGCTGATCCTCTCCGCCCACAGCGATGATGCCTACGTGGAAAAGGCGGCGGAGCTCGGCGCACACGGTTATCTCACCAAGCAGACGGCGGCGCACGTGCTGCCGGAGGCGATCCGGAATCTCCACAGGGGCAAAACCTTCTTCAGCCCCGCGATCTCGAAACGCTTCAGCCAGCCTTTGAAACGGCTGCGCGATCAGGGGGAATCGCCCGCGAAACCGGAGATAGTCCGCTTGAGTCCACGGGAGATGGAGGTTCTGCAACTCATCGCCGAAGGGAAGGCGAACAAGGAGACCGCTGGTGAACTCCACATCAGTGTCAAGACCGTGGAAAAGCACCGGCAGAGTCTCATGGATAAGTTGGGTATACACGACACGGCGGGGTTGACGCGCTATGCCATTGCAACCGGAATCATTGAGAACGGTATCCGGCCATTCTAA
- a CDS encoding AI-2E family transporter, which translates to MNEPTLRAVRSRPPQKRKSAADALSGIWALALSAFVIGIAWFGREIIVPLALAALLTFLLIPLVDWLERWIGRVAAVILTMLMILGGTIGAGWSLTHQAVDLASRLPEYKENLRAKLQSIQLPSGAGFKRLSETFEDLKKDLPAGLGAKPEEKAKPADGASQPLRVKVIEDQSAHPLQLVQSLASPVLGPLGTASLVLLLVTFMLLKHEDLRSRFIRLMGQGRISSTTRALDDAGMRIRRYLLMQLVVNLSYGFALFVGLYFIGVPNALLWGALAAGLRFIPYIGPWIAASFPMLLSLVVSPSWWTPAFTLALFIAIELVTNNVLEPWLYGSSTGVSSIALIVAAVFWTWLWGPVGLVLSTPLTVCLVVMGRHIPQLSFLSVLLSEEDALTPAEDLYHRLLRRGEHDESDQIEAYLKESPLNDLYDTVLIPVMIAAEEDYARGMVDEEQREWVIRALRSIVEDLDHNEPASSGESSSQPVCRVYCIPARAERDELVGAMLANALHHEGFDARHSVGRRMAKEMVSQFSEDPTDIVFISAVEPSTANHARSLCERIRASVPDQKIVVGLWGREGDLDEVSEDLKMSGADEVFATIAEAVAFCEGFALQWADDVMEAPRPDNEDERQHSLEELHLLSSEPSPALDRLTAKLARVFEIPVASVTLVDRHRQFFKSSSGLPASLRETPRDLSVCGHVVFHDELMVVEDLLRDRRFANNLFLKQHGLRFYAGAPIHASDGQPIGSLCLMDTKPRRFSKRERRLLAEHAAELSREIGQLPEDT; encoded by the coding sequence ATGAACGAGCCCACCCTCCGCGCTGTTAGATCGCGCCCGCCCCAGAAACGGAAATCCGCGGCCGATGCCCTGTCCGGAATCTGGGCGCTGGCGCTGAGCGCGTTCGTGATCGGCATCGCGTGGTTCGGACGGGAAATCATCGTGCCGCTGGCGCTCGCCGCCCTGCTGACCTTCCTGCTCATCCCGCTCGTCGACTGGCTGGAACGCTGGATCGGCCGGGTGGCCGCCGTGATCCTCACCATGCTGATGATTCTCGGCGGCACCATCGGAGCGGGTTGGTCGCTGACCCACCAGGCCGTCGATCTGGCGAGCCGCCTCCCCGAATACAAGGAGAACCTCCGCGCGAAGCTCCAGTCGATCCAGCTTCCCAGCGGCGCGGGGTTCAAACGCCTGTCGGAAACGTTCGAGGATCTGAAGAAGGACCTGCCCGCGGGATTGGGCGCGAAGCCGGAGGAAAAGGCCAAGCCCGCCGACGGCGCATCCCAACCGCTACGGGTGAAAGTGATCGAGGACCAGAGCGCGCATCCACTGCAGTTGGTGCAATCGCTCGCCTCCCCCGTGCTCGGCCCCTTGGGCACCGCCTCGCTGGTCCTGCTGCTCGTGACCTTCATGCTGCTGAAGCACGAGGACCTGCGCTCCCGCTTCATCCGCCTGATGGGCCAGGGGCGCATCAGCTCCACCACCCGCGCCCTGGATGACGCGGGCATGCGCATCCGCCGCTATCTGCTGATGCAGTTGGTAGTGAATCTCAGTTACGGCTTCGCGCTCTTCGTCGGCCTGTATTTCATTGGGGTCCCGAACGCCTTACTGTGGGGAGCCCTGGCCGCCGGCCTCCGTTTCATCCCTTACATCGGTCCTTGGATCGCGGCGTCGTTTCCGATGCTTTTGTCACTGGTGGTCTCTCCCTCGTGGTGGACCCCGGCGTTTACTCTGGCCCTGTTCATCGCCATCGAACTGGTCACGAACAACGTCCTGGAACCGTGGCTCTACGGTTCCAGCACCGGCGTTTCCTCCATCGCCCTGATCGTTGCCGCCGTGTTCTGGACCTGGCTGTGGGGCCCCGTGGGGCTGGTGCTCTCCACCCCGCTCACCGTCTGTCTGGTGGTGATGGGCCGCCACATTCCGCAGCTTTCCTTCCTCAGCGTGCTGCTCAGCGAGGAGGACGCGCTCACGCCTGCGGAGGATCTTTACCACCGGCTGCTGCGGCGTGGCGAACACGACGAGAGCGACCAAATCGAAGCCTACCTGAAGGAAAGCCCGCTCAACGACCTCTACGACACCGTGCTCATCCCGGTGATGATCGCCGCGGAGGAAGACTACGCCCGTGGCATGGTCGATGAAGAACAACGCGAATGGGTGATCCGCGCGCTGCGCTCGATCGTGGAGGACCTCGACCACAACGAGCCCGCATCCTCCGGAGAATCCTCCTCGCAACCGGTGTGCCGCGTTTACTGCATCCCCGCCCGCGCCGAGCGCGATGAACTGGTGGGCGCGATGCTCGCCAACGCGCTCCATCACGAGGGCTTCGACGCCCGCCATTCCGTGGGCCGCCGGATGGCGAAGGAAATGGTCTCCCAGTTCAGCGAGGATCCCACCGACATCGTGTTCATCTCCGCGGTGGAACCGTCCACGGCCAACCATGCCCGGTCGCTGTGCGAACGCATCCGAGCCAGCGTGCCGGACCAGAAAATCGTGGTCGGCCTGTGGGGGCGCGAGGGTGACCTCGATGAGGTTTCGGAGGATCTGAAAATGTCCGGGGCCGACGAGGTCTTCGCCACCATCGCGGAGGCGGTGGCCTTCTGCGAGGGCTTCGCGCTGCAATGGGCCGATGACGTGATGGAGGCCCCGCGACCGGACAACGAGGACGAGCGCCAGCACAGCTTGGAGGAGCTCCACCTGCTATCGTCCGAACCCTCCCCCGCCCTCGACCGGCTCACCGCGAAACTCGCCCGCGTCTTCGAAATCCCCGTCGCCTCCGTCACCCTTGTCGACCGCCACCGGCAATTCTTCAAGTCCTCCAGCGGCCTGCCCGCGAGCCTCCGCGAAACGCCCCGCGACCTTTCCGTGTGCGGCCATGTCGTCTTCCACGACGAACTGATGGTGGTGGAGGATTTGCTGCGCGACCGCCGTTTCGCGAACAACCTGTTCCTGAAACAACACGGCCTGCGCTTCTACGCCGGGGCCCCGATCCACGCCAGCGATGGCCAGCCGATCGGTTCGCTGTGCCTGATGGACACCAAGCCGCGCCGTTTTTCGAAACGCGAGCGCCGCCTGCTGGCCGAACACGCCGCCGAACTCTCCCGCGAGATCGGCCAGCTCCCGGAAGACACCTAG